The Euphorbia lathyris chromosome 3, ddEupLath1.1, whole genome shotgun sequence genome contains a region encoding:
- the LOC136224772 gene encoding xanthoxin dehydrogenase translates to MATASSSVSTLSSQRLFGKVALVTGGATGIGESIVRLFHKHGAKVCIVDIQDELGQNVCESFKDPNICYTHCDVAIEDEVQRAVDFVVEKFGTLDIMVNNAGLSGRPCPDIRNVELSEFDTVFDVNVKGTFLGMKHAARIMIPLNKGSIVSICSVASTAGGIGPHAYTGSKHAVLGLNRSVAAELGKYGIRVNCVSPYAVLTGLSIAHLPEDERTEDAKAGFRAFAAKNANLQGVELTADDVANAVLFLASDEARYISGDNLMVDGGFTSVNHSLRVFR, encoded by the exons ATGGCGACCGCATCTTCCTCTGTATCAACTCTCTCTTCCCAAAG GTTATTCGGTAAAGTAGCATTGGTGACAGGCGGAGCCACTGGGATAGGCGAAAGCATTGTCCGTCTATTCCATAAACACGGAGCAAAAGTTTGTATAGTTGATATTCAAGATGAACTTGGGCAGAATGTCTGTGAATCATTTAAGGATCCAAATATTTGTTATACGCATTGTGATGTCGCAATAGAAGATGAAGTTCAGCGTGCTGTTGATTTCGTGGTCGAAAAATTCGGAACCCTGGATATAATGGTCAACAATGCTGGATTATCTGGTCGACCATGTCCAGACATCAGGAACGTAGAGCTATCGGAGTTCGATACGGTATTTGATGTAAATGTAAAGGGCACATTTCTTGGAATGAAGCATGCTGCGCGAATAATGATTCCATTGAATAAGGGCTCGATTGTTTCAATATGTAGCGTGGCGAGCACCGCAGGAGGAATAGGGCCTCACGCATATACAGGATCGAAGCATGCTGTGTTAGGACTGAACAGAAGTGTTGCAGCTGAGCTAGGAAAGTATGGGATTCGAGTCAACTGTGTTTCGCCTTATGCAGTCCTAACTGGTCTCTCGATAGCTCACTTGCCGGAGGACGAGAGAACAGAGGATGCGAAAGCTGGTTTTCGTGCTTTCGCTGCGAAAAATGCTAACTTGCAAGGGGTTGAATTGACGGCTGATGATGTAGCGAATGCTGTGCTGTTTTTGGCGAGTGATGAAGCGAGGTACATCAGTGGCGATAATCTAATGGTTGATGGCGGATTCACGTCTGTGAATCACTCGCTTAGAGTCTTCCGATGA